One genomic region from Sulfurimonas sp. encodes:
- the rpmG gene encoding 50S ribosomal protein L33: MREAIHLGCEKCTRRNYHTTKNKKIHTEKFSVKKYCKFCREHTVHKEMKL, translated from the coding sequence ATGAGAGAAGCAATTCACTTAGGTTGTGAGAAATGTACTAGAAGAAACTATCACACAACTAAAAATAAAAAAATACATACTGAAAAATTCTCAGTAAAAAAATATTGTAAATTTTGTCGTGAACATACTGTTCACAAAGAGATGAAACTGTAA
- the tuf gene encoding elongation factor Tu — MAKEKFERNKPHVNIGTIGHVDHGKTTLTAAITAVLAVTNGAELMDYDQIDNAPEERERGITIATSHVEYETDIRHYAHVDCPGHADYVKNMITGAAQMDGAILVVSAADGPMPQTREHILLSKQVGVPYIVVFMNKEDMVDDEELMELVEMEIRELLDMYDFPGDDTPIVAGSATMALEEAKTGTLGEWSAKIQELMKQVDEYIPEPVRETDKDFLMPVEDVFSISGRGTVVTGRIERGTVKIGEEIEIVGIRDTQKTTVTGIEMFRKEMDEGVAGDNCGVLVRGIGKDDVERGQVLCKPGTITPHTTFTAEIYVLSKDEGGRHTPFFNGYRPQFYVRTTDVTGAITLPEGTEMVMPGDNVSITAELIHPIAMEQGTKFAIREGGRTVGAGVVAEIIK; from the coding sequence ATGGCAAAAGAAAAGTTTGAGCGTAATAAACCGCATGTAAACATTGGTACTATTGGTCACGTTGATCATGGTAAAACAACATTAACAGCAGCAATTACTGCAGTATTAGCAGTAACAAATGGTGCAGAACTTATGGACTATGATCAAATAGATAATGCTCCAGAAGAAAGAGAGCGTGGTATTACTATCGCTACATCACATGTTGAGTATGAAACTGACATTCGTCACTATGCGCATGTTGATTGTCCAGGTCACGCGGATTATGTTAAGAACATGATTACAGGTGCTGCACAAATGGATGGTGCTATTTTAGTTGTTTCTGCAGCTGATGGTCCTATGCCTCAAACTCGTGAGCATATCCTTCTTTCTAAGCAAGTTGGTGTTCCATATATCGTTGTTTTCATGAACAAAGAAGATATGGTTGATGATGAAGAACTTATGGAACTAGTAGAGATGGAAATCCGTGAACTATTAGATATGTATGACTTCCCAGGTGACGATACTCCAATCGTAGCTGGTTCTGCAACTATGGCTCTTGAAGAAGCTAAAACTGGTACTCTTGGTGAGTGGTCAGCAAAAATTCAAGAACTAATGAAACAAGTTGATGAGTATATTCCTGAACCAGTTCGTGAAACTGATAAAGATTTCTTAATGCCTGTTGAAGATGTTTTTTCAATTTCTGGTCGTGGTACAGTTGTTACTGGGCGTATCGAGCGTGGTACTGTTAAAATCGGTGAAGAAATAGAAATCGTAGGTATTAGAGATACTCAAAAAACTACTGTTACTGGTATTGAAATGTTCCGTAAAGAAATGGATGAGGGCGTTGCAGGTGATAATTGTGGTGTTCTAGTTCGTGGTATAGGTAAAGACGATGTTGAGCGTGGTCAAGTACTTTGTAAGCCAGGTACAATTACTCCTCACACTACATTTACTGCTGAGATTTATGTACTAAGTAAAGATGAAGGTGGAAGACATACTCCATTCTTTAACGGTTACCGTCCTCAGTTTTATGTTCGTACAACTGATGTTACAGGTGCAATCACTTTACCAGAAGGTACAGAAATGGTTATGCCAGGTGATAATGTTAGTATTACTGCTGAACTTATCCACCCAATTGCAATGGAACAAGGTACTAAGTTCGCTATCCGTGAAGGTGGTAGAACAGTTGGTGCTGGTGTTGTTGCAGAGATTATAAAATAA
- a CDS encoding HD domain-containing phosphohydrolase, which yields MKHARSLGANEILQLIFTYLTEVSSLREYDEIIMVLANMGRALTSSDRCTVWIVDEEKQEIWTKVAHGMDAIRLPMDSGIVGSAISTQKKILIDDVYEDDRFNPEIDKKTGYVTKSMMVIPMFDNDDEIIGAFQVINHKGAKGIFDGRDMERLMLASTYAAETLVSARLTNEIEDTQKEVVFTMGAIGESRSKETGNHVKRVAEYSKILGLAYGMDEKEAELLKQASPMHDIGKIAIPDAVLKKPGRFNAEERKIMDTHAELGFGMIKNSDRPLLKAAAIVAYEHHEKWNGKGYPNGLKGEEIHLYGRITALADVFDALGSDRVYKKAWSDEKIFKLFKEERGEHFDPKLMDLFFTNLEEILAIREHFKDEYQEQVVKENLNEKKIKILGAYGTRAKGFGTSSFYLNDKNVIDAGNVLVTMNEESADIENIWLTHSHLDHISDIASILDNYYSIREKTLNIMALPQTIKALKKHFFNDLIWPDFSKISLKGSSDASLTYTEIELDKEYSIGSGESIKAFKTDHTVPSCGYIYKKDDSSVLITADTYDLDNVIEIIQNNKDIASMVIECSFPSDMPKLAFDSKHLTPKLLFDALKELKRDDVNLYINHIKPTFLDKVVKEIEQYCGKWKPIILKDEDFIKF from the coding sequence ATGAAACATGCAAGAAGTTTGGGTGCAAATGAAATATTACAACTTATATTTACCTATTTGACAGAAGTATCTTCTTTAAGAGAGTACGACGAAATTATAATGGTTTTAGCGAATATGGGTCGAGCTTTGACATCTTCTGATAGATGTACTGTATGGATTGTTGATGAAGAAAAACAAGAAATATGGACAAAAGTAGCGCATGGCATGGATGCTATAAGACTGCCTATGGATTCTGGAATTGTAGGAAGTGCAATCTCAACTCAAAAAAAGATTTTAATAGATGATGTTTATGAAGATGATAGATTTAATCCAGAAATAGATAAAAAAACAGGCTATGTTACAAAAAGCATGATGGTTATTCCTATGTTTGATAATGATGATGAAATCATAGGGGCATTTCAAGTTATAAATCATAAAGGTGCTAAAGGTATTTTTGATGGTAGAGATATGGAACGCCTAATGTTGGCTAGTACTTACGCTGCTGAAACTCTAGTATCTGCAAGATTGACAAATGAGATAGAAGATACACAAAAAGAAGTTGTTTTTACCATGGGAGCGATTGGTGAGAGTCGAAGTAAAGAAACAGGAAATCATGTAAAAAGAGTTGCTGAGTATTCTAAAATTTTAGGTCTTGCATATGGTATGGATGAAAAAGAGGCTGAGCTTTTAAAACAAGCTTCTCCTATGCACGATATTGGAAAAATTGCAATTCCAGATGCAGTTTTAAAAAAACCAGGTAGATTTAATGCGGAGGAGAGAAAAATCATGGATACTCATGCTGAACTTGGCTTTGGCATGATTAAAAATTCAGATAGACCATTACTCAAAGCTGCAGCAATAGTAGCTTATGAACATCATGAAAAATGGAATGGAAAAGGTTATCCAAATGGACTTAAAGGTGAAGAGATTCATCTATATGGACGCATAACAGCCTTAGCAGATGTTTTTGATGCATTAGGTTCAGATAGAGTTTATAAAAAAGCATGGAGTGATGAGAAGATATTTAAACTTTTTAAAGAAGAAAGAGGGGAGCATTTTGACCCTAAACTCATGGACCTATTTTTTACAAACTTAGAAGAGATACTTGCGATAAGAGAACATTTTAAAGATGAGTATCAAGAACAAGTTGTGAAAGAAAATCTGAATGAGAAAAAGATTAAAATTCTTGGAGCATATGGAACAAGAGCTAAAGGTTTTGGAACAAGTTCATTTTATTTAAATGATAAAAATGTCATAGATGCTGGGAATGTACTCGTAACAATGAATGAAGAATCAGCAGATATAGAAAATATTTGGCTGACTCATTCTCATCTTGACCATATTAGTGATATAGCATCTATACTTGATAATTATTACTCTATTAGAGAAAAAACATTAAATATTATGGCTCTTCCTCAAACTATCAAAGCACTAAAGAAACATTTTTTCAATGACTTGATTTGGCCTGATTTTTCAAAAATATCATTAAAAGGCTCAAGTGACGCATCATTAACATACACCGAAATAGAACTAGATAAAGAGTACAGCATAGGAAGTGGTGAGTCGATTAAAGCTTTTAAAACAGATCATACAGTTCCAAGCTGTGGTTATATATATAAAAAAGATGACAGCTCTGTTTTAATAACAGCAGATACTTATGATTTAGATAATGTAATAGAGATTATTCAAAACAATAAAGATATAGCATCTATGGTTATAGAATGTTCTTTCCCTTCAGATATGCCAAAACTTGCATTTGACTCTAAACATTTAACTCCAAAATTACTTTTTGATGCATTAAAAGAGTTAAAAAGAGATGATGTGAACTTATATATAAATCATATTAAACCAACTTTTTTAGATAAAGTTGTTAAAGAAATAGAGCAATATTGTGGTAAATGGAAGCCTATTATTTTAAAAGATGAAGATTTTATAAAATTTTAG
- a CDS encoding adenylate/guanylate cyclase domain-containing protein gives MKEKALYLGVLIPILILTLLLQIYKVEPFESFSLRFNDVNFDLQEKKPNPNIVFVAVDEPSVNEYGRWPWDREKLAKGIDALVQADVVLMDMIFSEPTTLGQDSILGESLSSLNASVCGFFLRNNATQDITDDELDILSDSSLDLLQSQIAQYSKPNFASAPFAEINILSILESCTMSGSFSTVRASDDKLRAYPISMYFQNLLYPSLGVQGLRLKLNEDIQRVDDYRVKIGEKEIPLNSEGLIRLNFYNEEQYKIVSFLDVAKGIIKPEYFKGKIVVLGITEVGAGDVVSTPIGSIPGPLLHYTFISNFLENHLIREPKNVTLYLIVFMVLLPFLLIFVFKKILHRAAVNISVYLLLYVYIRYLFVEQMIYIDLFYPLISLFLSLVAVEAVAFNIQEKSSKFMRGAFSSYLSGDLLDQLIANPDALSLGGESKELSILFSDIRGFTTISESMDPVSLINLLNRYFTPMTNSVLENGGMLDKYIGDAVMAFFNAPVNIKKHADASCTTALEMIQRLEILNVELEKENINAIKIGIGINTAEVVVGNMGSDSRFNYTVIGDGVNLASRVEGLTKNYGVDILITEFTVAKISEEFIYREIEPVKVKGKEEAVLLYQLMKNDDESKTIKELYDKALSVYKSDKLEEAQMLFSSLVDKYDDNPSKFFLKNIKDGQLWGIHKMTTK, from the coding sequence ATGAAAGAAAAAGCTCTTTATCTTGGTGTTTTAATACCTATATTGATATTAACTCTTTTACTTCAAATATATAAAGTAGAGCCATTTGAGAGTTTTTCTCTTCGTTTTAATGATGTAAATTTCGATCTTCAAGAAAAAAAACCAAATCCAAACATAGTTTTTGTTGCAGTTGATGAACCTAGCGTAAATGAATATGGTAGATGGCCATGGGATAGAGAAAAATTAGCAAAAGGCATAGATGCCTTAGTCCAAGCAGATGTAGTTTTGATGGATATGATTTTTTCAGAACCAACAACATTGGGACAAGACAGCATACTAGGGGAGTCACTTAGTTCTTTAAATGCAAGTGTATGTGGCTTTTTTTTAAGAAATAATGCTACTCAAGATATAACTGATGATGAGCTTGATATCTTGAGTGACTCATCTTTAGACCTGCTTCAATCTCAAATAGCACAATATTCTAAGCCAAATTTTGCTTCAGCTCCTTTTGCAGAGATAAATATTTTGAGTATTTTAGAATCTTGCACAATGTCAGGGAGTTTTTCAACAGTTAGAGCGAGTGATGATAAACTTCGAGCTTATCCAATTTCTATGTATTTTCAAAACCTTTTATATCCATCTTTGGGTGTTCAGGGATTAAGACTAAAACTTAATGAAGATATTCAGAGAGTTGATGATTATCGTGTAAAAATAGGGGAGAAAGAGATTCCACTTAATAGTGAGGGTTTAATTAGATTAAACTTTTATAATGAAGAGCAATATAAAATAGTATCTTTTTTAGATGTGGCTAAGGGCATTATAAAACCAGAATATTTTAAAGGAAAAATCGTTGTACTTGGTATAACAGAAGTTGGTGCGGGTGATGTGGTAAGTACACCTATTGGTTCTATACCAGGACCTTTGCTTCACTATACTTTTATTTCAAATTTTTTAGAAAATCATCTAATTAGAGAGCCGAAAAATGTAACTTTATATCTTATAGTTTTTATGGTTCTACTTCCATTTTTATTGATTTTTGTATTTAAAAAGATTTTACATAGAGCGGCTGTAAATATTAGTGTATATTTACTTTTATATGTTTATATAAGGTATTTATTTGTAGAACAAATGATTTATATCGACCTTTTTTATCCTCTTATTTCCTTATTTTTGAGTTTAGTTGCAGTTGAAGCAGTGGCATTTAATATTCAAGAAAAAAGTTCAAAGTTTATGAGAGGGGCTTTTTCCTCTTATCTGTCTGGTGATTTACTTGACCAACTCATAGCTAACCCAGATGCTTTGAGTTTAGGTGGAGAGAGTAAAGAACTTAGTATCTTATTTAGCGATATTCGTGGGTTTACTACTATCTCAGAGTCTATGGACCCTGTAAGTTTGATTAACCTTTTAAATAGATATTTTACACCAATGACAAATTCTGTTTTAGAAAATGGTGGAATGCTTGATAAATATATAGGAGATGCTGTTATGGCATTTTTCAATGCACCTGTTAATATAAAAAAACACGCAGATGCCTCTTGTACAACTGCTTTAGAAATGATTCAAAGATTAGAGATTTTAAATGTTGAACTAGAAAAAGAAAACATTAACGCTATCAAAATTGGTATCGGTATAAATACAGCAGAGGTGGTTGTAGGAAATATGGGTTCTGATAGTAGATTTAACTATACGGTTATTGGCGATGGAGTCAATCTAGCATCTAGAGTAGAGGGTTTAACAAAAAACTATGGTGTTGATATTTTGATAACTGAGTTTACAGTAGCAAAAATAAGTGAAGAGTTTATATATAGAGAAATAGAACCAGTTAAAGTCAAAGGTAAAGAAGAGGCGGTGCTTCTTTATCAACTGATGAAAAATGATGATGAATCAAAAACTATTAAAGAGTTGTATGATAAAGCATTGAGTGTTTACAAGAGCGATAAGCTTGAAGAAGCACAGATGCTATTTAGTTCTTTGGTTGATAAGTATGATGATAATCCATCAAAGTTTTTTTTAAAGAATATAAAAGATGGACAATTGTGGGGCATCCATAAAATGACTACAAAGTAG
- a CDS encoding FecR family protein: MKRFLLSIVMVLVCLTNLDASVSIGSVKSIDGNVKIKNEGSFKKSKVKVGLEIKKGDLITTGKKASAVINLSDGSTLVLDKSSTLFFASVKLTEQLQGRVYYKITSRDSKNAIKVKTPFAIIGIKGTTFVVSVGEKSSVKLKEGLVGIQSIKEEFELYRKAIRAEYNNYVSKQQSEYEKFLSEQNKGKAELTKEFDLQAGNTIVFDGQKVDEKTFSKDDDAEFEYFEKLMGSIK; this comes from the coding sequence GTGAAAAGATTTTTATTGTCTATTGTTATGGTTTTAGTATGTCTTACAAATTTAGATGCAAGTGTTAGCATTGGAAGTGTAAAAAGTATAGATGGAAATGTTAAAATCAAAAATGAAGGATCATTTAAAAAGAGCAAAGTAAAAGTTGGCTTAGAAATCAAAAAAGGTGATTTGATAACTACTGGTAAAAAAGCGAGTGCTGTCATTAATCTTAGCGATGGCTCTACTTTAGTTCTTGATAAAAGTTCAACTCTGTTTTTTGCATCTGTAAAACTTACTGAACAACTTCAAGGTAGAGTTTACTATAAAATCACTTCTAGAGATTCCAAAAATGCCATTAAAGTTAAAACACCATTTGCAATTATCGGCATCAAAGGAACAACTTTCGTGGTAAGCGTTGGTGAAAAATCTTCTGTAAAATTAAAAGAAGGTTTAGTTGGAATCCAGAGCATAAAAGAGGAGTTTGAGCTTTATAGAAAGGCTATAAGAGCAGAGTATAATAACTATGTTTCTAAGCAACAGAGTGAATATGAAAAGTTTTTAAGTGAACAAAACAAAGGTAAAGCTGAACTAACAAAAGAGTTTGACCTTCAAGCTGGAAATACTATTGTTTTTGATGGGCAAAAAGTTGATGAGAAAACTTTTTCTAAAGATGATGATGCTGAATTTGAATATTTTGAAAAACTTATGGGTTCTATAAAGTAA
- a CDS encoding YaaA family protein: MLKILFSPSEGKNSGGSESKRALLGSNEARKNILDEYNKIVLNSDETQIKKLFGFKKFDDCKIYMNDVCNSSLMSAIQRYKGVAYNYLDYNSLDASAHKYLKLNTIIFSNLYGPILGGDTIANYKVKQGNDIGDIIPDKFYKDRFSYQLDLFLSKDEILDLRAGYYEKFYKVTKPYTTLKFLKNGKSVSHWAKAYRGLVLRELAKRDIHSMEEFMSLEIEGLNIKEIKVIKNKTEIIYDIVQ; the protein is encoded by the coding sequence ATGCTAAAAATATTATTTTCACCCTCTGAAGGAAAAAACAGTGGCGGCAGTGAGTCAAAAAGAGCACTTCTTGGCTCAAATGAAGCAAGGAAAAATATTTTAGATGAGTACAATAAAATAGTTTTAAACTCTGATGAAACTCAAATAAAAAAATTATTTGGTTTTAAAAAATTTGATGATTGTAAAATCTATATGAACGATGTATGCAACTCTAGTCTTATGAGTGCCATACAAAGATACAAAGGTGTAGCTTATAATTATTTAGATTATAACTCTCTAGATGCATCTGCACACAAATATTTAAAATTAAACACCATAATATTTTCAAACCTTTACGGTCCTATTTTAGGTGGAGATACTATCGCAAACTACAAGGTAAAACAAGGTAATGATATTGGAGATATAATTCCTGATAAATTTTATAAAGATAGATTTTCTTATCAGCTAGATTTATTTTTAAGTAAAGATGAGATTTTAGACCTTCGTGCTGGATATTATGAGAAATTTTACAAGGTTACAAAACCCTATACAACTTTAAAATTTTTAAAAAATGGTAAGTCGGTAAGTCACTGGGCAAAAGCTTATAGAGGTTTGGTTTTAAGAGAATTAGCAAAACGAGACATACATTCTATGGAAGAGTTTATGTCACTTGAAATTGAGGGTTTAAACATTAAAGAGATAAAAGTTATAAAAAATAAAACTGAAATTATTTATGATATTGTGCAATAA
- a CDS encoding RNA methyltransferase, producing MEDSQEYKDKKAYFQKIITLYGRNVVIEALQDSSIEVHKLHLASSNKPDGAIKTILSLANTRNIEITYHEKNSLSRISKNAKQDQGVAIDIIAQTYKSANEIQNLNNFRLIALDGIQNPQNLGMIIRSCAAGNVDGIILPKKSSAKISPLVIKASAGTLFKLPIYYCYSLDEILPKLKDTSIYALSSHAKNSIYNVKAEKKSIFVLGNESDGISPEVEKLCNNSISIPMQRGVESLNVAVTASLLAFMR from the coding sequence GTGGAAGATTCACAAGAGTATAAAGACAAAAAAGCATATTTCCAAAAGATTATTACACTTTATGGAAGGAATGTTGTTATAGAAGCTTTGCAAGACTCCAGCATAGAGGTGCATAAACTACACCTTGCATCTAGCAATAAACCAGATGGCGCTATAAAAACTATTTTAAGTCTAGCAAACACAAGAAATATAGAGATAACTTACCATGAAAAGAACTCTCTTTCTAGAATAAGTAAAAATGCTAAACAAGACCAAGGTGTCGCCATAGATATAATCGCACAAACTTATAAGAGTGCAAATGAAATACAAAACCTTAATAACTTTAGGCTTATCGCTTTAGATGGTATCCAAAATCCACAAAATCTTGGAATGATTATCCGTTCTTGTGCTGCTGGAAATGTAGATGGAATAATTTTACCTAAGAAAAGTTCTGCAAAAATTTCTCCACTTGTAATCAAAGCTAGTGCTGGGACTCTCTTTAAACTTCCTATTTACTACTGTTACTCACTTGATGAAATTTTACCAAAGCTAAAGGACACTAGTATCTACGCTCTTTCTTCTCATGCAAAGAATAGCATCTATAATGTTAAAGCAGAAAAAAAATCTATCTTCGTTTTAGGAAATGAAAGCGATGGGATAAGCCCAGAAGTTGAAAAACTTTGTAACAACTCCATCTCCATCCCAATGCAAAGAGGCGTTGAGTCACTAAATGTAGCAGTAACTGCTTCACTTTTGGCTTTTATGAGATAA
- a CDS encoding YbjQ family protein, producing MPKCIKCNYNFPEKELNDGYCTDCVSPEVIRKEQIVEVIRREKSRREEELRKEKIDSIFVTTETFIDVPIEKRICIVSAQCVYGINIIKDLFNFVRDIVGGRIGSIESGLNQANETILKELKEKVILNGGDAIIGVKIEHTYNNANGGSILSVFATGTVVKFSLMKN from the coding sequence ATGCCTAAGTGCATAAAATGTAATTATAACTTTCCAGAGAAAGAATTAAATGATGGGTATTGCACGGACTGTGTAAGTCCTGAAGTTATTAGAAAAGAACAAATAGTAGAAGTGATAAGAAGAGAAAAATCAAGAAGAGAGGAAGAATTAAGAAAAGAAAAAATAGATTCCATTTTTGTAACAACGGAAACTTTTATTGATGTGCCAATAGAAAAAAGAATTTGTATCGTTTCTGCACAATGTGTATATGGAATAAATATTATAAAAGATTTATTTAATTTTGTAAGAGATATTGTAGGTGGTAGAATAGGCTCAATTGAATCAGGTTTAAATCAAGCAAATGAAACTATTTTAAAAGAATTAAAAGAAAAAGTAATTTTAAATGGTGGAGATGCAATAATAGGAGTTAAAATAGAACACACTTATAATAATGCTAATGGTGGTTCAATTTTATCTGTATTTGCTACAGGTACAGTTGTGAAATTTAGTTTAATGAAAAATTAA
- a CDS encoding type II toxin-antitoxin system RelE/ParE family toxin, which produces MTIKRLKRYKNNLFQILDYIAQDKLSASENFKNELDELINNLPNFPYKFRKSKYFGNDSIRDMIYKGYTIVYKVDLEKNLIRIIRIFNKNKPPTKIK; this is translated from the coding sequence ATGACAATTAAGCGTTTAAAAAGATATAAAAACAATCTTTTTCAAATTCTAGACTATATAGCACAAGACAAACTAAGTGCAAGTGAAAATTTTAAAAATGAGTTAGATGAATTAATCAACAACTTACCAAACTTTCCATACAAATTTAGAAAATCAAAATATTTTGGCAATGATAGTATAAGAGATATGATTTACAAAGGATATACAATAGTATATAAAGTAGATTTAGAAAAAAATCTGATTAGGATTATCAGAATATTTAATAAAAATAAGCCTCCTACTAAAATTAAATAG
- a CDS encoding SDR family NAD(P)-dependent oxidoreductase — MKKNILITGCSSGIGYDTAHYLHQNGYKVYATARKEEDVKRLRSEGLDAYLLDVTSSSNIKKILDFITKDKELYAVFNNAGFGQPGAVEDITTDALKEQFETNFFGLHELTRQSLKIMRKQGYGRILQHSSVLGIISLRFRGAYNASKYAIEGLCDTLRLELMDTDIFVCTINTGPVRSDFRQNALKMFKKNVISKGSIFEREYNEELLESKEEKENDPFTKNSVVVIKNIVHALEAKKPQARYYNTLATHILGALKRVLTTSMLDKILIKI; from the coding sequence ATGAAAAAAAATATCTTAATAACTGGTTGTTCTAGTGGTATCGGGTATGATACCGCTCATTATTTACATCAAAATGGCTACAAAGTTTACGCAACTGCCAGAAAAGAAGAAGATGTAAAAAGATTAAGAAGTGAAGGTTTAGATGCTTATTTACTTGATGTTACTTCTTCTTCAAACATTAAAAAGATACTAGATTTTATAACTAAAGATAAAGAACTTTATGCAGTTTTTAACAACGCTGGATTTGGGCAACCTGGAGCAGTTGAAGATATAACAACAGATGCACTAAAAGAGCAGTTTGAAACAAACTTTTTCGGACTCCATGAGCTAACAAGACAAAGTCTTAAAATTATGCGAAAACAAGGATATGGAAGAATTTTACAACACTCTTCTGTTTTGGGAATTATCTCTCTTCGTTTTAGAGGAGCTTACAATGCATCTAAGTATGCCATAGAAGGCTTATGTGACACACTTCGTTTGGAACTTATGGATACAGATATATTTGTCTGCACCATAAATACAGGCCCTGTTAGGTCTGACTTTAGACAAAATGCTTTAAAAATGTTTAAAAAAAATGTCATTTCAAAAGGCAGTATTTTTGAGAGAGAGTACAACGAAGAACTACTAGAATCAAAAGAAGAAAAAGAAAATGACCCCTTCACAAAAAACTCTGTCGTTGTTATAAAAAATATAGTTCATGCTCTTGAAGCTAAAAAACCACAAGCAAGATATTATAACACTCTAGCTACTCATATACTAGGTGCGTTGAAAAGAGTTTTGACTACTAGTATGCTTGATAAGATTTTGATAAAAATCTAA
- a CDS encoding thioredoxin family protein — protein MQTIQNIQKCINENIAVMVYFSAPTCNVCHALKPKLLEAIDANFKEFKIQSVDISLNEEIAPHFGVFSIPTVLVFLDSKEFLRKSRHMSVDEVIREIKRPYEIMTS, from the coding sequence ATGCAAACAATCCAAAATATTCAAAAATGTATAAATGAAAATATAGCGGTTATGGTTTACTTTTCTGCTCCGACTTGTAATGTCTGTCATGCACTAAAACCTAAACTTTTAGAGGCAATAGATGCTAACTTTAAAGAGTTTAAAATTCAGAGTGTGGATATCTCGTTAAATGAAGAAATAGCTCCTCATTTTGGAGTTTTTAGTATTCCTACTGTTTTAGTTTTTCTTGATTCTAAAGAGTTTTTACGAAAATCTCGTCACATGAGTGTTGATGAGGTTATTCGTGAGATTAAAAGACCTTATGAGATTATGACTTCATGA
- a CDS encoding outer membrane protein — protein MKYKVEIMVKNILRVKKSYMRYPYKLLLALGLFINTSSVYAEDFNPYYVELFSGQAVSIYGGPNSGPDTSGGSFNGRMSDINLHVNTMNGVRIGYRVSNNYRFDISYYKIKSNLDWTTNFPGNHHTEFIADMDSRLILLSAYYDFTTINSFSPYIGVGIGQSRNEFKSGEEFSNGKHLTYLKDKTTIGLSYRLAVGIDYLLSQNLSFTADLSLVNIGDASSGDERTAGNTTHSIGVYKFEDMWIRTISIGLKYHF, from the coding sequence TTGAAGTACAAGGTTGAAATAATGGTAAAAAATATTTTAAGAGTTAAAAAATCTTATATGCGTTATCCCTATAAATTATTATTAGCATTAGGTCTTTTTATAAATACAAGCAGCGTATATGCAGAAGATTTTAATCCATATTATGTTGAATTATTTAGTGGACAGGCAGTAAGTATTTATGGTGGTCCTAATTCTGGACCAGATACTTCAGGCGGTTCTTTTAATGGGCGTATGAGTGATATAAATCTTCATGTTAATACAATGAATGGAGTTCGTATTGGTTATAGAGTGTCAAATAATTATCGCTTTGATATTAGCTACTACAAAATAAAGAGTAATTTGGATTGGACAACTAACTTTCCAGGAAATCATCACACTGAATTTATCGCAGATATGGATTCACGATTAATTTTGCTTAGTGCTTATTATGATTTTACTACCATAAATTCTTTTTCACCTTACATCGGAGTAGGCATTGGTCAGTCAAGAAATGAATTTAAATCTGGAGAGGAATTCAGCAACGGTAAGCATCTTACTTATCTAAAGGATAAAACTACAATAGGACTTTCTTATCGCCTAGCAGTAGGCATCGACTATTTATTAAGTCAAAATCTATCATTTACTGCTGATTTATCATTAGTAAATATAGGTGATGCCTCTTCAGGTGATGAAAGAACAGCAGGAAATACAACGCATTCAATCGGAGTTTACAAATTTGAAGATATGTGGATAAGAACGATAAGCATTGGCTTAAAATATCATTTTTAA